In Paenibacillus sp. FSL R7-0345, a single window of DNA contains:
- the argS gene encoding arginine--tRNA ligase, whose amino-acid sequence MTQSSNPLQLANERVKEAVAGAILAAGLVTQEELPAIALEVPKDKAHGDLATNAAMQLTKIAKRNPRQIAEAIIEHLDTASASIEKAEIAGPGFINFTLSKSYLYPVIALVSEQGDHYGRIETGKGKKVEMEFVSANPTGSLHLGHARGAAVGDALCNVLDFAGYQVTREYYINDAGNQVNNLCKSIEARYLQELGQPAEMPEDGYHGEDIKGFAKDLVAEKGDTLMEMTPGDRAAFFRTYGLTKELNKIKRDLERFRVNFDIWFSETSLYENGQVLRSLDELRDRGEVYEQDGATWLNTTKYGDDKDRVLIKNDGTYTYLTPDIAYHNDKYERGYDTMINIWGADHHGYIPRMKAAMSALGNDPEKLVVLIAQMVSLFQNGEKVKMSKRTGKAVTMEDLMEEVGLDAIRYFFTMRSMDSHLDFDMDLAISTSNENPVYYVQYAHARICSIFRQAEEQGITVPAMDQIDFSKLTAVHEYDLLRKIGELPAEIAIAADSYAPHRLIRYVYDLAAQFHSYYKAERVITDDAAQTVARLALLGAARTTIANVLRLVGVTAPERM is encoded by the coding sequence ATGACACAAAGTTCAAATCCGCTGCAGCTTGCTAATGAGCGGGTCAAAGAAGCGGTTGCAGGTGCCATTCTTGCTGCCGGTCTCGTAACGCAGGAAGAGCTTCCGGCCATTGCGCTGGAAGTGCCAAAGGACAAGGCCCATGGAGATCTGGCCACCAATGCCGCGATGCAGCTCACCAAAATTGCCAAGCGCAATCCGCGGCAGATCGCCGAAGCCATTATTGAGCATCTGGACACCGCATCTGCTTCAATTGAAAAAGCCGAAATCGCCGGTCCGGGCTTCATTAATTTCACGCTCTCCAAGAGCTACCTGTACCCGGTTATCGCTCTTGTTTCAGAGCAGGGCGATCATTACGGCCGGATTGAGACTGGCAAAGGCAAGAAGGTAGAAATGGAGTTTGTCAGTGCCAACCCTACCGGCAGCCTGCATCTCGGACATGCCCGCGGCGCAGCTGTCGGCGACGCACTCTGCAATGTGCTGGATTTTGCCGGTTACCAGGTAACCCGCGAATACTACATTAATGATGCCGGTAACCAGGTGAACAATCTGTGCAAATCGATCGAAGCCCGTTACCTGCAGGAGCTTGGCCAGCCGGCGGAAATGCCGGAGGACGGTTACCACGGTGAGGACATCAAGGGCTTTGCCAAGGATCTTGTCGCTGAGAAGGGCGATACCCTGATGGAAATGACCCCTGGAGACCGTGCGGCATTTTTCCGTACCTACGGGCTTACGAAGGAGCTTAACAAGATCAAACGCGACCTTGAACGCTTCCGTGTAAATTTCGACATCTGGTTCAGCGAGACCTCGCTGTACGAGAACGGCCAGGTGCTGCGCTCGCTGGATGAGCTGCGCGACCGCGGCGAAGTATATGAGCAGGACGGCGCTACCTGGCTGAATACGACCAAATACGGCGATGACAAGGACCGCGTGCTGATCAAGAACGACGGCACCTACACCTACCTGACTCCGGATATCGCTTATCACAACGATAAGTATGAGCGCGGCTACGATACTATGATCAACATCTGGGGTGCCGACCACCACGGCTACATCCCGCGGATGAAGGCCGCTATGTCGGCGCTTGGCAATGATCCTGAGAAGCTGGTCGTGCTGATTGCCCAGATGGTCAGCCTGTTCCAGAACGGCGAGAAGGTTAAAATGTCCAAACGTACCGGTAAGGCCGTTACTATGGAAGACCTGATGGAAGAAGTCGGACTCGACGCGATCCGCTATTTCTTCACCATGCGCAGCATGGATTCGCATCTTGATTTCGATATGGATCTGGCGATTTCCACATCCAATGAGAATCCTGTCTATTACGTGCAGTATGCGCATGCGCGGATCTGCAGTATTTTCCGCCAGGCTGAGGAGCAGGGCATCACCGTGCCGGCTATGGATCAGATCGACTTCAGCAAGCTGACGGCTGTTCACGAATATGACCTCCTGCGCAAGATCGGCGAGCTTCCTGCCGAGATTGCCATTGCTGCCGACAGCTATGCGCCGCACCGCCTGATCCGCTACGTGTACGATCTGGCTGCGCAGTTCCATAGCTACTACAAGGCTGAGCGCGTCATCACTGACGACGCTGCCCAGACCGTGGCCCGCCTCGCCTTACTGGGCGCGGCCCGCACCACCATCGCCAACGTCCTGCGTCTCGTTGGCGTTACCGCACCTGAGCGGATGTAA
- a CDS encoding DUF1934 domain-containing protein, which produces MSELQSGKYGVTVTLESRQDGQTNVITAAGEAFSKGEQLFIRYEEAEQGPQGEAVSVRTMIKITDRELKLIRHGSVESEQSFETGRQLPGFYRSPYAQFNLSTETRELDITRNGRSLKVSWEYDLYVYGELSGQFAISLYIQEEPQS; this is translated from the coding sequence ATGTCTGAATTACAGTCCGGCAAATACGGTGTTACTGTTACTCTGGAAAGCCGGCAGGACGGGCAGACAAATGTAATCACGGCTGCCGGGGAAGCTTTTTCCAAAGGGGAACAGCTGTTTATCCGTTATGAAGAAGCGGAGCAGGGCCCGCAGGGGGAAGCTGTATCCGTCCGTACGATGATAAAGATTACGGACCGCGAATTGAAGCTGATCCGGCACGGGAGCGTTGAGTCCGAGCAGTCTTTCGAGACTGGGCGGCAGTTACCGGGCTTCTACCGCTCTCCATACGCACAGTTTAATCTCTCTACCGAGACGCGGGAGCTGGATATTACGCGTAATGGACGTTCGCTGAAGGTCTCGTGGGAGTATGACTTGTACGTCTATGGGGAGTTATCAGGACAGTTCGCTATCAGTTTGTATATACAGGAGGAACCACAATCATGA
- a CDS encoding PBP1A family penicillin-binding protein: MIVLMVIAAGALLGYLYNKPLPPIGDDIRSRLLDARGNVLTTFTTDGRSRNPVTLDQISPELIQATLAVEDRKFFEHSGFDLKGMARAVLANLEAGERSQGASTLTQQLARNLYLTHEKTWTRKAKEALYTMQLEMKYSKKEILNMYLNEIYYGHGAYGIEAASRMYFGKAAAELSLAESALLAGIPKGPTYYSPYTHPDNAKKRQSIILTSMAQVGDITQEQADEAARTVLSFKPQGQKNTVVLAPYFRDYIRGLVTDTLGISNDELELGGLNVYTTLDPDMQQAAEDAVDKGMDQGSELETALVSIDPRTGYIKAMVGGKNYRSNQFNHALATTRQPGSSFKPIMYLTALSSKEMTGLSVFNSQPTLFHYDNNRKTYQPKNFGDKYLGEINMRQAIAASDNIYAVNTIMKIGADKVADMATKLGIGSPLQSVPSLALGTSPVSPLEMASAFAVIGGGGVRQPVTAILKITDSKGNVVYEAPQAGGEQVVEPAAAYVLTRLMEGVFESGGTGNRVASIIKRPVAGKTGTTDTDGWMVGFTPELSTAVWVGYDKGRDIATADGRRAAPIFAEYTEKALANVPPKIFPIPDGVVSVYINPESGKLATAACPEKELETFISGTEPVEYCEEHSTGGETAPADESQADPAKEDHSLWSDIKRWWLN; encoded by the coding sequence ATGATTGTGCTGATGGTCATTGCTGCCGGAGCACTGCTTGGCTACCTGTATAATAAACCCCTGCCGCCCATCGGCGATGATATCCGCTCCCGGCTGCTGGATGCCAGAGGTAATGTGCTGACCACCTTTACAACGGACGGGCGCAGCCGTAACCCTGTTACACTGGACCAGATTTCCCCTGAGCTGATCCAGGCTACCCTGGCCGTAGAGGACCGCAAATTTTTTGAGCACTCCGGATTCGACCTGAAGGGTATGGCCCGGGCTGTGCTGGCTAATCTGGAGGCGGGCGAGCGCTCCCAGGGGGCAAGTACGTTAACCCAGCAGCTGGCGCGAAATCTGTACCTTACCCATGAAAAAACCTGGACCCGCAAGGCCAAGGAAGCCCTTTACACCATGCAGCTGGAGATGAAATACAGCAAAAAAGAGATTCTCAATATGTATTTAAATGAAATCTATTACGGCCACGGGGCTTATGGAATCGAAGCAGCCTCCCGCATGTATTTCGGCAAGGCCGCAGCAGAGCTGAGTCTGGCGGAAAGCGCACTGCTGGCCGGTATCCCCAAAGGCCCGACCTATTATTCGCCCTACACCCATCCGGATAACGCCAAAAAACGTCAGAGTATTATTTTAACCTCCATGGCCCAGGTAGGAGATATTACGCAGGAACAGGCGGATGAAGCCGCCCGGACGGTACTCAGCTTTAAGCCGCAGGGCCAAAAGAACACTGTCGTGCTTGCCCCCTACTTCCGTGATTATATTCGCGGGCTGGTCACTGACACTCTAGGAATCAGTAATGATGAGCTGGAGCTTGGCGGACTGAATGTGTATACCACGCTTGACCCTGATATGCAGCAGGCGGCCGAAGATGCAGTAGATAAAGGAATGGACCAAGGCAGCGAGCTGGAGACTGCACTCGTCTCCATTGACCCGCGCACCGGTTACATTAAGGCAATGGTCGGCGGAAAGAACTACCGTTCCAACCAGTTCAATCACGCCCTGGCCACTACCCGGCAGCCCGGATCATCTTTTAAGCCGATCATGTATCTGACCGCCCTCTCATCCAAGGAAATGACCGGCCTGTCGGTCTTTAACAGCCAGCCGACGCTGTTCCATTATGACAACAACCGCAAGACGTATCAGCCCAAGAATTTCGGTGATAAGTATCTGGGGGAAATTAATATGCGCCAGGCCATCGCCGCTTCCGACAATATCTATGCTGTTAATACGATTATGAAAATCGGCGCCGATAAGGTGGCGGACATGGCGACCAAGCTGGGTATCGGCAGTCCGCTGCAAAGCGTTCCTTCCCTCGCGCTCGGCACCTCTCCGGTCAGTCCGCTAGAAATGGCCTCTGCCTTTGCCGTCATTGGCGGCGGCGGCGTCCGGCAGCCGGTGACGGCTATTCTGAAGATTACCGATTCCAAGGGAAATGTGGTCTATGAAGCCCCCCAGGCCGGAGGGGAGCAGGTCGTCGAGCCTGCGGCAGCCTATGTCCTGACCCGGCTGATGGAGGGTGTCTTTGAGAGCGGTGGAACCGGCAACCGTGTAGCTTCAATTATCAAACGGCCTGTAGCAGGCAAAACCGGGACCACGGATACCGACGGCTGGATGGTCGGCTTCACGCCTGAGCTGTCCACTGCAGTCTGGGTGGGATATGACAAGGGACGTGACATCGCTACAGCTGATGGAAGGCGGGCTGCACCGATTTTTGCCGAATATACGGAAAAAGCGCTGGCCAATGTGCCGCCGAAGATTTTCCCGATTCCTGACGGAGTCGTGAGTGTCTACATTAATCCGGAGTCAGGCAAGCTGGCTACAGCCGCCTGCCCGGAGAAGGAGCTGGAGACGTTTATCAGCGGTACAGAACCGGTTGAATATTGTGAAGAGCACAGCACCGGCGGGGAAACAGCACCGGCTGATGAGTCACAGGCTGATCCGGCCAAGGAAGATCACTCCCTTTGGAGTGATATCAAACGCTGGTGGCTGAACTAG
- the rpoE gene encoding DNA-directed RNA polymerase subunit delta, with protein sequence MSTPLNLKLDPEKVKEMPMVDLAFLVLKAANTPYYYRDLMVEVAKLRGMTEEQTNDTIAQLYTEINIDGRFACVGTNLWGLKRWYPLERSDDPVGNSKRPRIINDEDDDEDDDFAEEEDNYAAEEEDFDAIDEDRDDLYSDDDSEEEVDEDVVIDDDDMDEDEDEEDSEDDDKEDADGDGDNDY encoded by the coding sequence GTGAGTACGCCACTCAATTTAAAGCTGGACCCTGAGAAAGTTAAAGAAATGCCGATGGTCGACCTGGCCTTCCTGGTGCTTAAAGCGGCCAATACGCCCTATTATTACCGTGATCTTATGGTCGAAGTGGCCAAGCTGCGCGGTATGACCGAAGAACAAACCAACGATACGATTGCCCAGTTATATACCGAGATCAACATCGACGGGCGTTTTGCCTGTGTCGGAACCAATCTGTGGGGATTGAAACGCTGGTATCCGCTTGAACGCTCCGATGATCCAGTCGGCAACTCTAAGCGTCCGCGTATCATCAACGATGAGGACGACGATGAAGACGATGACTTCGCCGAAGAGGAAGATAACTACGCTGCAGAGGAAGAGGACTTCGATGCGATTGACGAAGACCGCGACGACCTCTATTCCGACGACGACAGCGAAGAGGAAGTTGACGAAGATGTGGTCATTGATGATGACGACATGGACGAAGACGAGGATGAAGAGGATTCTGAAGACGATGACAAAGAGGATGCTGACGGCGACGGAGACAACGATTATTAA
- a CDS encoding carbon-nitrogen hydrolase family protein produces MAFRVSAVQYHLHTITSFEAFAARCEHYIKTAEEFSTDFILFPEFLTTQLMSIGDGQGNALGIEDLPQFTEQYREMFSGFAQKYNVHIIGGTHVLRRNGKLYNVAHLFYPDGRIAEQAKLHITPAEVEGWNMGAGEGLEVFQTDKGTIAMLTCYDIEFPEIVRMARAKGADVIFCPSCTDDRHGFHRVRYTSHARAIENQIYVVLTGTVGSLPTVDLMRANFGQAAVITPNDIPFPPKGLLAEGEINDDMIITADLDLELLYRVRERGSVTTWRDRRTDLYTDWT; encoded by the coding sequence GTGGCCTTTCGCGTATCCGCGGTTCAATATCATTTGCACACGATCACTTCATTTGAGGCGTTTGCCGCCCGTTGTGAGCATTACATCAAGACGGCGGAGGAATTCAGTACGGACTTTATTCTGTTTCCGGAGTTCCTTACGACTCAGCTGATGTCCATCGGAGACGGACAGGGGAATGCCCTGGGCATTGAAGATCTGCCGCAGTTTACGGAGCAGTACCGGGAGATGTTCTCCGGTTTTGCACAAAAGTACAACGTACATATCATCGGTGGTACGCATGTGCTGCGCCGGAACGGTAAGCTGTACAATGTAGCCCATCTCTTTTACCCTGACGGAAGAATTGCCGAGCAGGCCAAGCTGCATATTACTCCCGCTGAGGTAGAAGGCTGGAATATGGGGGCGGGTGAAGGCCTTGAGGTCTTTCAGACGGATAAAGGAACCATTGCCATGCTAACCTGCTACGATATTGAATTCCCGGAGATTGTGCGGATGGCCAGAGCCAAGGGGGCAGATGTCATCTTTTGCCCGTCCTGTACGGATGACCGCCACGGCTTCCACCGGGTCCGCTACACCAGCCATGCGCGTGCGATCGAAAACCAGATCTATGTCGTGCTGACAGGAACCGTTGGTTCGCTGCCGACCGTTGATCTGATGCGTGCAAACTTCGGGCAGGCTGCTGTTATCACACCTAATGATATCCCGTTCCCGCCAAAGGGACTGCTGGCCGAAGGTGAGATTAACGATGATATGATCATTACCGCCGACCTGGACCTGGAGCTGCTGTACCGGGTGCGTGAACGCGGGTCGGTAACGACCTGGCGCGACCGGAGAACGGATCTGTACACAGACTGGACGTAA
- a CDS encoding GNAT family N-acetyltransferase: MYNKRFFAFDGKIPVPAVIRNYTPADFDELITIQAEAFPPPYPVELLWNREQLHNHVELFPEGALCAEVNGELAGSVTGLKIHFNEEAAHNSHTWSEVTADGYITTHQPDGNTLYIADLCVRPKFRKLGLGKELVQSLYHVVVEQRLERLLGAGRMPGYHKEASRLSAEDYLAGVTGGQLADPVITFLLRCGRTPLGVVEEYLEDEESCNYAALMEWRNPLL; encoded by the coding sequence ATGTATAATAAGCGTTTTTTTGCTTTTGACGGTAAAATACCGGTTCCCGCTGTGATCCGGAATTACACGCCTGCCGATTTTGACGAACTGATCACTATACAGGCCGAAGCTTTCCCGCCTCCTTATCCGGTGGAGCTGCTATGGAACCGGGAACAGCTGCATAATCATGTGGAGCTGTTTCCAGAGGGGGCACTCTGTGCGGAAGTGAACGGCGAGCTGGCTGGTTCGGTAACGGGCCTGAAAATTCATTTTAATGAAGAAGCGGCTCATAACAGCCATACCTGGTCTGAGGTGACAGCGGACGGATATATCACTACACATCAGCCTGACGGCAATACACTGTACATTGCAGATCTGTGTGTGCGTCCAAAGTTCCGCAAGCTGGGACTTGGCAAGGAGCTGGTGCAGTCGCTGTATCATGTGGTAGTGGAGCAGAGACTGGAACGGCTGCTGGGTGCGGGAAGAATGCCGGGCTATCATAAGGAGGCTTCCCGGCTTTCGGCAGAGGATTATCTTGCCGGGGTGACCGGCGGACAGCTGGCTGATCCGGTTATTACATTTCTGCTGCGCTGCGGACGGACGCCGCTTGGTGTGGTGGAGGAGTACCTTGAAGATGAGGAGTCCTGCAACTACGCGGCACTGATGGAGTGGCGTAATCCTCTCTTATAG
- a CDS encoding response regulator, with the protein MEKRKVLIVDDQNGIRILLMEVFNSEGYTTYQAANGKAALDIVQKESPDLVLLDMKIPGMDGLEILKHLKQLNPAIKVIMMTAYGELDMIKEATKLGALMHFTKPFDIDEMRVAVNMHLQGQAG; encoded by the coding sequence ATGGAAAAGAGAAAAGTGTTAATCGTCGATGATCAGAACGGAATCCGCATTCTCCTGATGGAAGTGTTTAACAGCGAGGGGTATACCACCTATCAGGCTGCTAACGGAAAAGCGGCGCTTGATATTGTCCAGAAGGAATCCCCGGATCTGGTTCTGCTTGATATGAAAATTCCGGGCATGGACGGGCTGGAAATTCTGAAGCATCTGAAGCAGCTGAATCCGGCCATTAAAGTGATTATGATGACGGCATACGGAGAGCTTGATATGATTAAGGAAGCTACAAAGCTTGGCGCGCTGATGCATTTTACGAAGCCGTTTGACATTGATGAGATGCGGGTAGCGGTGAATATGCATCTTCAGGGGCAGGCCGGTTAA
- a CDS encoding GNAT family N-acetyltransferase, protein MEYVRITALSDPLFRQVHNLLSEVFPPEEVLEFSLWQEPLEDPGIRVFAAVHEGTVVGTTEYRYYPDWNVAMTDFTVIGREGLGIGRFLARSRLKDLNKLAADNGKELYGMFAEIYDPYRVEDFGFGGVKPMNPFVRREVLSHLGYERLDFPYVHPSWQGDGKAVTGLDLCFMPGQEGQDSVEAALVADFLTRYYAVLEDKPAAWHAMVEQLRSRDTVKLLPL, encoded by the coding sequence ATGGAATATGTAAGAATTACTGCCCTTTCTGATCCGTTGTTCAGACAAGTACATAATCTGCTGAGTGAGGTGTTCCCGCCGGAAGAGGTGCTGGAGTTCAGCCTGTGGCAGGAGCCGCTGGAGGATCCGGGCATCCGTGTATTTGCAGCTGTCCATGAAGGTACCGTAGTCGGCACTACCGAATACCGTTACTATCCCGACTGGAACGTGGCGATGACCGACTTCACTGTGATCGGCCGTGAAGGTCTGGGAATCGGGCGTTTCCTGGCCCGGAGCCGCCTGAAGGATCTGAATAAGCTTGCGGCAGATAACGGCAAAGAGCTGTACGGCATGTTTGCGGAAATCTACGATCCATACCGGGTGGAGGATTTCGGATTTGGCGGCGTTAAGCCGATGAACCCGTTTGTCCGCCGTGAGGTATTATCCCACCTCGGGTATGAACGGCTTGATTTCCCGTATGTCCATCCGTCCTGGCAGGGCGACGGCAAAGCTGTAACGGGGCTGGATCTCTGTTTTATGCCCGGACAGGAAGGACAGGATTCGGTAGAGGCAGCTCTGGTAGCAGACTTCCTGACCCGTTATTATGCGGTGCTTGAAGATAAGCCTGCTGCCTGGCATGCGATGGTGGAGCAGCTGCGCTCCAGAGATACGGTGAAGCTGCTGCCATTGTAG
- a CDS encoding CTP synthase, translating into MTKYIFVTGGVVSSLGKGITAASLGRLLKNRGLKVTIQKFDPYINVDPGTMSPYQHGEVFVTDDGAETDLDLGHYERFIDINLSKNSNVTTGKIYSSVISKERRGEYLGGTVQVIPHITNEIKERVFRAGRETGSDVVITEIGGTVGDIESLPFMEAIRQIKSDIGRENVMYIHVTLIPYIKAAGEVKTKPTQHSVKELRSIGIQPNVIVCRTEYPLTDDMKAKLALFCDIDKNAVVECRDASTLYEVPLNLRDEGLDEIVVNHLKLTTPAPDMREWESMLSRIQQLERTVEIAIVGKYVALHDAYLSVVESLSHAGFAANAEVKIRWVDAELITDENVGEMLGGIGGILVPGGFGDRGIEGKISAIRYAREQAIPFFGICLGMQVSVIEYGRSILGLAGANSSEIDPATPHALIDLLPEQKDIEDMGGTMRLGLYPCKLLPDSLAMSCYEDELVYERHRHRYEFNNAYRDEIEKAGLVISGTSPDGRLVEIVELPGHPWFLAVQFHPEFISRPNRPQPLFREFVKASLTHSEQL; encoded by the coding sequence GTGACAAAGTATATTTTTGTAACGGGTGGCGTTGTGTCCTCCCTGGGCAAGGGCATTACTGCCGCTTCGCTGGGCCGGCTGCTCAAAAACAGAGGTCTTAAGGTGACAATCCAAAAGTTCGATCCTTATATTAACGTAGACCCGGGGACAATGAGCCCTTATCAGCACGGGGAAGTATTTGTAACAGATGACGGCGCGGAGACTGACCTTGATCTTGGACACTACGAACGGTTTATTGACATTAACTTGTCCAAGAACAGCAATGTGACTACAGGGAAGATCTATTCCTCGGTCATCAGCAAAGAGCGGCGCGGCGAATACTTGGGCGGAACCGTCCAGGTTATCCCGCACATCACGAATGAAATCAAGGAGCGCGTGTTCCGGGCAGGACGTGAGACAGGCTCTGACGTAGTTATCACTGAAATCGGCGGTACCGTAGGCGACATCGAAAGTCTGCCGTTCATGGAAGCTATCCGTCAGATCAAGAGCGATATCGGCCGGGAAAATGTAATGTACATTCACGTAACCCTGATTCCTTACATCAAGGCTGCCGGTGAAGTGAAAACCAAGCCGACACAGCACAGTGTAAAAGAGCTGCGCAGCATCGGAATTCAGCCGAATGTGATTGTATGCCGTACGGAATATCCTTTGACTGATGATATGAAGGCCAAACTGGCCTTGTTCTGTGATATTGACAAGAACGCCGTAGTAGAGTGCCGCGATGCCTCCACTCTATATGAAGTTCCGCTGAATCTGCGCGACGAAGGACTGGATGAAATTGTAGTCAATCACCTTAAGCTGACTACACCGGCGCCGGATATGCGTGAATGGGAGAGCATGCTGAGCCGGATCCAGCAGCTTGAGCGTACGGTTGAAATTGCAATTGTCGGTAAATATGTAGCTCTGCATGATGCTTATCTGAGTGTAGTGGAGTCGCTGTCCCATGCCGGTTTTGCAGCCAATGCAGAAGTCAAAATCCGCTGGGTGGATGCTGAGCTGATTACTGACGAGAATGTGGGCGAGATGCTCGGCGGCATCGGCGGTATCCTTGTTCCGGGCGGTTTCGGGGACCGGGGTATTGAAGGTAAAATTTCCGCAATCCGTTATGCCCGTGAGCAGGCGATTCCGTTCTTCGGTATTTGCCTGGGGATGCAGGTATCTGTAATCGAATACGGCCGTTCCATCCTGGGACTGGCTGGTGCGAACAGCTCGGAGATTGACCCGGCTACACCGCATGCTCTGATTGACCTGCTGCCTGAGCAGAAGGATATTGAAGATATGGGCGGAACAATGCGCCTTGGCCTCTATCCTTGTAAGCTGTTGCCGGATTCACTGGCAATGTCCTGCTATGAGGATGAGCTGGTGTATGAGCGTCACCGTCACCGGTACGAGTTCAACAATGCTTACCGCGATGAGATTGAAAAAGCAGGCCTGGTTATCTCCGGAACATCGCCGGACGGCCGCCTGGTTGAAATCGTAGAGCTTCCAGGACATCCTTGGTTCCTGGCAGTGCAATTCCATCCGGAATTCATTTCCCGTCCGAACCGTCCGCAGCCGCTGTTCCGTGAATTTGTTAAAGCTTCCCTGACGCATTCAGAGCAGCTGTAG
- a CDS encoding S8 family peptidase, whose protein sequence is MDYYGFWQLLLEEISAAPKSAERRIVTFNDHRQYAGALSQWKSLKSKRPGLRQVQVSSLIKAFFVPAAGAEKLMDKFAASLSIEEDLRIRVHSLPAENTGTAMMPWGVKAIHAPQAWSRSTGVHVKIGVIDTGVDFRHPDLKHSLASGVNLLHRGMLPLDDNGHGTHIAGTLAAAGGTRGMMGVAPRALLYPVKAFDHNGSAYVSDIVLGIDWCVQNKIDIINMSFGMKTRSKALHDVVIKAYRAGIAIIASSGNDGKRGGDYPARYPETIAVGALDRRHRVAAFSNRGPYIDVYGPGEGVPSCWLREGYKEMSGTSMATSHVTGAAALLLALRPALTPRELKQLLRRTALPVRLRKGQRRAALGGGAADALRLLRAGARAKRAAAAAAKA, encoded by the coding sequence ATGGATTATTACGGATTTTGGCAGTTGCTGCTTGAGGAGATATCGGCTGCCCCCAAAAGTGCGGAGCGGCGCATCGTGACCTTTAATGATCACCGTCAGTACGCCGGAGCCCTGTCGCAGTGGAAATCACTGAAATCAAAACGTCCGGGGCTGCGGCAGGTTCAGGTCTCGAGCCTGATCAAAGCTTTTTTTGTGCCGGCCGCCGGGGCGGAGAAGCTGATGGATAAATTCGCTGCTTCCTTAAGCATAGAAGAAGACCTTAGAATTCGGGTCCACTCTCTCCCGGCGGAAAACACCGGCACGGCAATGATGCCATGGGGTGTGAAAGCGATTCATGCCCCGCAGGCCTGGTCCAGATCCACCGGCGTCCATGTAAAAATCGGCGTTATCGACACGGGGGTCGATTTCCGGCATCCCGATCTGAAGCATTCTCTTGCCTCTGGCGTTAATCTGCTCCACCGCGGGATGCTGCCGCTGGATGACAACGGGCACGGCACCCATATTGCCGGCACACTTGCTGCAGCCGGAGGCACGCGCGGGATGATGGGCGTGGCTCCGCGGGCGCTGCTTTATCCGGTCAAGGCTTTTGACCATAACGGCTCCGCCTATGTGTCTGACATTGTACTTGGCATCGACTGGTGCGTACAGAACAAGATCGACATCATCAATATGAGCTTCGGCATGAAGACGCGGAGCAAGGCCCTGCATGATGTGGTGATCAAGGCCTACCGGGCCGGGATCGCCATCATCGCCTCCTCCGGCAACGACGGCAAGCGGGGCGGGGATTACCCGGCCCGTTATCCCGAGACGATTGCCGTCGGCGCTCTTGACCGGAGGCACCGCGTCGCGGCCTTCAGCAACCGCGGCCCGTATATCGACGTATACGGGCCCGGCGAGGGTGTGCCCTCCTGCTGGCTGCGGGAGGGCTACAAGGAAATGAGCGGCACCTCCATGGCGACCTCCCATGTCACCGGTGCCGCAGCTCTGCTGCTCGCGCTCCGTCCGGCGCTGACGCCCCGCGAGCTGAAGCAGCTCCTGCGCCGCACGGCCCTGCCGGTGCGGCTGCGCAAGGGCCAGCGCCGCGCCGCCCTCGGCGGCGGCGCAGCCGATGCCCTGCGCCTGCTGCGCGCAGGCGCAAGAGCCAAACGGGCCGCCGCCGCTGCCGCGAAGGCGTAG